The DNA window GGACCGATATAGTATTTTTACCAATAATTCCCtaatggaaaattggaaattTGCTTGGTTGtatattaataaaatcaaaaaaaaaaagtcatttgtGAATCCAAGGCTTGGTTCAGAATCGAATCTCAACATTgtatcttcatatttttatttttatttctttgtccCCCGATTTATTTGCATTTTAGCATTTGCAGGGACTTCCATTTTTCAAATAATTGTTGGAAACTGAAAATTGGATCAATTAAACTACTAATATATCCTTCTTTCCTTGATAGTTGATCCCAAAGCAAAGATGCTTTTCAACCAAGGTTGACTGCGCtaaatgtttttaagttttaaaatattatagttgagtccttaaaatattagtattacaTCAATTACGTCCTTATGCCAATTTAGCTTATCAGCATGGGTTGCAAGGGCAACATTAGAGGAGGACAAGCAGGGCCTTGGTCCCTCCAAAGTGAAAAATTGctcttttatttcctttaaaaacaataaaattttaaattaatttaattgtaaaattttatgacccttctaaaatttaaaattgaattgtttatagtttaatttctcaagatattgtaaaattttatgtttatatagtgataaatttacattttagctctctcaacaatttataattcaaatccAGCCCTCCCTCAGGAAATTATTTCTAGCTTCGTCATTGCTTggtcaaattataaacatatgttTAACATCATCTTTGGTATGACGTGTTAAAAAAAAAAGCCctcttaaattttaatgttattttttaaaatacatgaaatatggACTGATATTGATGGTTAAACCGGCGAAAAGACCTAATTAATATAAGACTAGTATTTTGAAGATTAGGTTAAAACATTTTTGAAATGTAGGACCAATTTAAAATCTCAAGATAAATTGGGGGATAGTTTAGTGAATTGAACAATTTCAACTATTCCAAGTTTGCTTTGGTGGTTGGAGCCGGCAGTCCGCAGTAGCATCTTTGGTTTCATCAACTGCAAATTTGTTGACAAGGAGATTTTATTTAACAGCTAGTCATAGTTTTGCTTGGTAGCGTAGAAAATAGGAAACTACAACTTGATATTTTCTGACTCCAAGTTTTACTTATTAACGTTTATAGtttttttgttaatataatttttaattaaatttagctcttaatcttttaaaaagagttagatttaattattattatttttaaaaagagttaaattaaattttttaataaaaatattaattaaaaaattaaaattttaaatacagcAACTCCTGTAGCAGTCAAAGTGCATTTcatgcttcttcttttttaatttttatgaaaattttataatttttttgagtcgagattttcttttgaaattttttcataattttaaattatttgttgacgtgGTATATAAGATAACTATTGTCATGTCAGATTGTTCACGTGGATTGACACGCGGGTTGTCGtgtcaatttcattaaaaaattaatgttttagtcaacataattttaaaaaaagtaatttaactctttttaaacGTTTAATGCtcaaatttagttaaaataaaaagaagcaAGTGTTGAATTGATAGAAAATAcaaacattgagggctaaatttgttattgtacctttttaaaaaaaccaaatttttatTCAGGGTCAATAGAAATGAGAGTTTAGAACTATTAATGGGTTGGTTAGGGTCAAGCCTCCACTAggttccaaattttttttattttactgttggcaaatttataaaatattttatattaatatttatatatttttataataaattaaattttaaaaatattttttatttaaattaaatgtcaAATCAGGTTAGCTTGAGATATAAAAATCTTCATCTAAGTCCGAATTTAGTCATGTCAGGCCTATCGGATCAGGTGAGCTTCCCGGCCCATAAATAAGTCTAATGAAAGTTAATTAAGCTTCGTTCTctccaaatttttgaaaaaaattcttaaaacttaatgtttaattaaattgaCATGTTCTTTTTAAGATTTATaccttcatatatatattttcatgataaaataccaTGAAAGGCAAGTAATCTTTTAAGATTATAACATAAATCCCATacgttaaaattaataaattatgtcattaattatatattaatccATAGAAAAAGAGAGGTCCTTTGGATTTTCCTTGGTTCACACGTGAATTaacttcctcttttctttttcttttttgcagtATATAGTAAAATCGTCAATTTTAATAGAAGATTTTAATCAcgttaataattgaatttaaaattttaaaatttaaaaatagagggattaaatttttaaaaataaaagtataaagattaaattacaaatatacaaaTAGTGCAAAAACTCaactatattttaatattttaatatttactttataatttaattaaaaatcattaataattaaccgaacatgaagcaggataaaatatgtataagttaGTATTAAGGGTTTTTACTtagataatacaaaaaaaaatgatattgtgACATGTTATAAATTATTTACGAGAATGATATGTTTTCTATAATAAAATTAGGTGTTTGTCAACCTGTCGATGGCATCacctataaaatataatattttaataaaataaataaaataataatttaaaagcaaTACTTTAATCTAAAAAAGGGTGACGCCAGATGCCCATTTTTCTTATtgactttttcccttttttttttaatttgggatgGTTGTGgtattattttgaatttcatacctctattttatagaaattagaaataaatccatttattttaatttattataatttaatctttgtaGGTTTTCAAATTTGATTAACTTTTTAAATTCGAAAACTTACAAAGGccaaattatgataaattaaaataatagttaaaatCGAAAACTTAGATTAAATTATGataagttaaaagaaatggaCTAACttctaattttcataaaataaagatataaaatttaaaattacaccACAATcaccttaaattaaaaaaaatgtaaaaaaataggAAGAGTAGTGCGGCCTGATATTTTGGGTCACCCtttttttagattaaaatattattttttagatttatttttattaaaatattgttttttataaGTAATAGGATATTATTCTCCTAAATAATTTAtaactcttttctttttagaCATTGTCCGTGAGATCCTATATTTTCACATGTACAGATCTGAATTTTGAAGAATAGATTGAGAGTATGGACAATTCAACCTACAAGAACAAAAAATCCACCAATTTGAATTTTACAAAAGATGGATAGATGGTGACCCAGACATTGGGACCACTAGGGGAAGATAATGGAAAATTTCTTTATTCCTGTGTTTACTCCCTGGAAGACAAGTTTCTGACTACAGAATCCCCAAAGTTTGCATCGCATGGTGTGCTGAATTGCTGACGACCATGTTTTTGGCCTTCTCTCTTCTTTGATCACCCTCCACCAAATGGCATATAATGTGAACGTGACTCAGCTGCATAAACCATCGTTGAAAAATGTTCAGTTCAGTCCTCAAACTATGACTTGCATTTCAAATTCATCTCCAAAGTCCAAACTATAAACACTTGAATCTACGTCTTAGAAAAAGTAGTTCTcttaaaatttattgattttctttttaaaaacacATTAAATGTAAGCTATTCAATCTATAGTTACATAGGTTTttacaatttgataaaaatattttaaatatattttatgtcaTATccgaataaatatttattattaagagTGATAACTACACAGGCAAAAGAATCTTATTGTGATAATCTGAGAACCCAGTAACTATTTGAGGTATGtggatcaatttaaaattttagcaataatttagGAATATTAGTTGAAATTAAGTCCTTCGATCTGTCCCTAGTTCCTGCTGCTGATTAGTATTTTCTTATTTGTGGAAAACTGACAATAAAGTTAAAAACAGActttgataattgatgctatattttatattttcagtCAAAAATCACGTCTTTCCCCGAAGGCCACTCCAACTTCCTTCTTTACGTCTTTTTCTGAGGTTCAGTGCGTTTCCCTTCTGCTCTCTCCGCCTCCAATCTTGCTCACCACGCATTTCTCTTCTCCAAGTATTTTTCTTGGTCTTTCTTTTTTAGTCTCATTTGTATATAAACACAAAGCCAGAAGCCTTCAAACACTTGAAACCAATCAAAACTTGTATCCAAACACACAAAACCCAAGTTTTTTCTTCAGCCAAAGCTCCAAAAAAGATGGAACTTTTTGCTTCACAATCATCTTTACTAATGAGTTTAGCTACTAGTTTTGATTTTCTACTAAAACCCATTTTTCTTCATGGGTTTTCTGCTTCATTACACTTAATTCTGTTGCTTTTATTGTTAATCTTGTGGATGGTGAGCAGGATTAAAAAAGTTCGTAGGGAAGGTTCAAAGGAACGACAGATTTTATGGTATAAGCAAACATTAGCTTGTTGTTTTGTTGTTTCAGTTTCCAATGTTGTCTTGTgtttgttaagttatttttattgGTATACAAATGGTTGGTCTGAGGATAAGTTGGTGAGTCTTATTGATTATGCATTGAAAATACTTGCTTGGGGTGCAACATGTGTTTGCTTGCAATGTCAATTCTCCAATCCTGGTGAACAAAAGAGGTTCCCTGTTGTGTTGAGAATTTGGTGGGGTTTTtacttttcaatttcatgttaTTGTCTTGTTATAGACATTGTTCTCTTCAAAAAACATGTTTCTTTCCCAAGCCAGTATTTAGTATCTGATGTCTTGTCTGTTGTTACTGGTTTGTTTCTATGTATTGTTGGGTTCTTTGTAAGAAATGAGGGTGAAGATACCCTCCTTGAGGAACCCCTTCTAAATGGAGATTCTAGTGTTAGTAATGGTGTAGAGTTGAGTAAGGAAAAAGGGGGTGATACTGTAACCCCATATTCAAATGCTGGTATTTTCAGCGTTCTTACATTTTCTTGGATGGGGCCTCTCATTGCTGCTGGCAATAAGAAACCATTAGACCTTGAGGATATTCCTCAGCTAGATAGCCATGATAGTGTTATTGGGGcttatccaaaatttaaaaacaggCTTGAATCAGCTGATAGTGAGGGGAATGGTGTTACCTCACTTAAGCTGGTGAAGGCACTGTTCTTTTCAGCTTGGAAAGATATTCTTTGGACAGCTTTGTTTGCTTTTACGTACACGGTGGCTTCATATGTTGGCCCATTCCTCATCGACACTTTCGTTCAGTATCTGAATGGGCAAAGGGAATTTAAGGCTGAGGGCTATCTTCTAGTTGCTGCTTTCTTTGTTGCCAAGCTAGTGGAGTGCTTGTGTCAGAGGCGCTGGTTCTTTAAGTTGCAACAAGTTGGACTTAGGCAGAGGGCTGTATTGGTAGCAGTGATATATAACAAGGGGTTAACCCTTTCGTGCCAGTCGAAGCGCAGCCATACCAGTGGGGAGATCATCAATTTCATGACTGTTGATGCAGAAAGGGTGGGTGACTTTAGTTGGTACATGCATGATCCATGGATGGTAGTTTTGCAAGTTGCTTTGGCCTTGTTGATCTTGTATAAGACCCTAGGGCTTGCATCCATTGCCGCTTTCGTTGCTACTGTACTTGTTATGTTGGCGAATATTCCTTTGGGGAAAATGCTGGAGAAGTTTCAGGATAAGTTAATGGAATCAAAAGATACAAGGATGAAGGCAACATCTGAAATTTTGAGGAATATGAGGATTCTTAAACTGCAGGGGTGGGAAATGAAGTTCCTCTCCAGGATTGTCGGGCTCAGGAGCGTCGAGGAAggatggttaaaacgattcgttTATACAAATGCCATGACTGCTTTCGTTTTCTGGGTTGCACCATCCTTTGTGTCTGTAGTCACTTTTGGTGCTTGTATGTTCTTAGGAGTCCCACTTGAGTCAGGGAAGATTCTATCTGCACTCGCAACATTCAGGATTCTTCAGGAGCCAATCTATAACCTTCCTGACACAATCTCAATGATAGTTCAAACAAAGGTGTCACTTGATCGAATTGCTGCCTTCCTCCGGCTCGATGACTTGCAGCCTGATGCTATAGAGAAGCTACCCAGTGGTAGTTCCAATACAGCGATCGAGATTGCTGATGGGAACTTCTCTTGGGATACGTCATCACCTACTGCAACACTAAAAGATATAAACTTGAAAGTTTCCCATGGCATGAGTGTTGCTGTTTGTGGTACGGTCGGCTCTGGCAAGTCAAGTTTACTTTCCTGTCTTTTGGGGGAGTTACCAAAGATATCAGGAACGCTtaagttgtgtggtacaacagCCTATGTAGCCCAGTCACCTTGGATACAAAGTGGCAAGATTGTAGACAACATATTGTTTGGTAAGGAAATGGACAGAGACAAGTATGACAAAGTGCTTGAAGCTTGTACCCTCAAGAAGGATCTTGAAATTCTCTCTTTCGGTGATCAGACGGTTATAGGCGAGAGGGGAATCAATCTGAGTGGTGGACAAAAGCAAAGAATACAGATTGCTCGTGCTCTATACCAAGATGCCGATATCTATCTGTTTGATGATCCTTTCAGCGCAGTGGATGCTCATACCGGATCTCATTTATTTAAGGTAATGTCTTCTTAATGATCACATGGCATGCATTTAAGAGTCGCTATAGTTAATTTAGTTGAAATAGTTATGTATGAGCTCTGAGTATCTTGTTTACTCTTTTGAATGGCAGGAGGTTTTACTAAAGAATTTGAGATCAAAAACAGTGATTTATGTCACTCATCAAGTTGAGTTTTTACCAGCTgctgatttaattttggtaagCTATTATTTACATTATTTTCAGTGATTTTCATCACATGTCTAAGATTCAAGAAATAATTTACTAACTGGATGCAACTTGTATTTACATATTTGTTAGGT is part of the Gossypium hirsutum isolate 1008001.06 chromosome D11, Gossypium_hirsutum_v2.1, whole genome shotgun sequence genome and encodes:
- the LOC107927206 gene encoding ABC transporter C family member 3; translation: MELFASQSSLLMSLATSFDFLLKPIFLHGFSASLHLILLLLLLILWMVSRIKKVRREGSKERQILWYKQTLACCFVVSVSNVVLCLLSYFYWYTNGWSEDKLVSLIDYALKILAWGATCVCLQCQFSNPGEQKRFPVVLRIWWGFYFSISCYCLVIDIVLFKKHVSFPSQYLVSDVLSVVTGLFLCIVGFFVRNEGEDTLLEEPLLNGDSSVSNGVELSKEKGGDTVTPYSNAGIFSVLTFSWMGPLIAAGNKKPLDLEDIPQLDSHDSVIGAYPKFKNRLESADSEGNGVTSLKLVKALFFSAWKDILWTALFAFTYTVASYVGPFLIDTFVQYLNGQREFKAEGYLLVAAFFVAKLVECLCQRRWFFKLQQVGLRQRAVLVAVIYNKGLTLSCQSKRSHTSGEIINFMTVDAERVGDFSWYMHDPWMVVLQVALALLILYKTLGLASIAAFVATVLVMLANIPLGKMLEKFQDKLMESKDTRMKATSEILRNMRILKLQGWEMKFLSRIVGLRSVEEGWLKRFVYTNAMTAFVFWVAPSFVSVVTFGACMFLGVPLESGKILSALATFRILQEPIYNLPDTISMIVQTKVSLDRIAAFLRLDDLQPDAIEKLPSGSSNTAIEIADGNFSWDTSSPTATLKDINLKVSHGMSVAVCGTVGSGKSSLLSCLLGELPKISGTLKLCGTTAYVAQSPWIQSGKIVDNILFGKEMDRDKYDKVLEACTLKKDLEILSFGDQTVIGERGINLSGGQKQRIQIARALYQDADIYLFDDPFSAVDAHTGSHLFKEVLLKNLRSKTVIYVTHQVEFLPAADLILVMKDGRIVQAGKYNDILNSGTDFMELVGAHKKALSALDSVEASSVSEQTTSEGESDIGTTNGKVQKQENQDNQNFKVDDVGPKGQLVQEEEREKGQVGFSVYWKYITTAYGGALVPLILLAQILFQIFQIGSNYWMAWGSPVSADIKPPVGSLTLIMVYLALAIASAICVFARSIVLRIAGYKTATLLFKKMHLCIFRAPMSFFDSTPSGRILNRASTDQSAVDMNIPYQVASFAFSVIQLLGIIAVMSQVAWQIFVIFIPVIATCIWYQQYYISSARELSRLVGVCKAPVIQNFAETILGATTIRSFDQEKRFQDTNMVLTDSYSRPKFHVAGAMEWLCFRLDLLSSVTFVFSLFFLISIPEGIIDPGIAGLAVTYGLNLNMLQAWVVWNICNMENKIISVERILQYCSIPSEPALVVETNRPDHCWPYHGEVHIRDLQVRYAPHMPLVLQGLTCTFPGGLKTGIVGRTGSGKSTLIQTLFRIVEPAAGQIIIDGVNISSIGLHDLRSRLSIIPQEPTMFEGTIRSNLDPLEEYTDEQIWEALDKCQLGDGVRNKAGRLDSSVSENGENWSMGQRQLVCLGRVLLKKSKILVLDEATASVDTATDNLIQTTLREHFSDCTVITIAHRITSVLDSDMVLLLSHGLIEEYDSPSSLLENKSSSFAQLVAEYAVRSNSGF